In Bremerella alba, one DNA window encodes the following:
- a CDS encoding sulfatase, whose product MKPVHSALPVLCALVVLLLHGAPAHAAKPNVLFIAVDDLACTLGCYGDVVAKSPNIDRLAAEGTCFRRAYNQLPLCNPTRASVMTGLRPDQIKVYDLDRHFRDKVPDVVTLSQAFQKAGYFTARVGKIYHYNVPAAIGTDGFDDPPSWDRTINPKGRDKAEEAQIFNAEPHRQISGALSWLAAEGTAQEQTDGMVATEAIKIMHEKKDEPFFLGVGFFRPHTPYVAPKEFFEMYPLDSLRLPYAPENDRNDIPTAALAHNCPVPNYGLDEPTLLKATQAYYACVSMVDAQIGRLLSALNELGIAENTIVVFWSDHGYHLGEHDGIWQKRTLFEQAARAPLIVHAPGQKRQGACDRIVEFVDIYPTVADLAGVETPDNLAGRSLRRLINNPHAEWNGQAITQVLRPADDRLGEMVMGCSIRTDRYRYTEWSDGKYGVELYDHHTDPNEFHNLAQDPDERAQAVMASLRIKLKKKASGKTPTVPVNPARL is encoded by the coding sequence ATGAAACCAGTTCATTCTGCCTTACCGGTTCTTTGTGCGCTGGTTGTTCTGCTTCTCCACGGGGCGCCTGCCCATGCTGCCAAGCCGAATGTGTTGTTCATTGCCGTGGACGACTTGGCTTGCACGCTTGGATGTTATGGCGATGTCGTCGCGAAATCACCGAACATCGATCGCTTGGCAGCCGAGGGAACGTGCTTTCGGCGGGCTTATAACCAATTGCCGCTATGCAATCCGACTCGGGCATCGGTAATGACGGGACTGCGGCCCGATCAGATCAAAGTGTATGATCTCGACCGTCACTTCCGCGACAAAGTGCCCGATGTGGTGACGTTGTCGCAGGCTTTTCAAAAAGCGGGCTACTTCACGGCACGCGTAGGAAAGATCTATCACTACAACGTGCCAGCAGCGATTGGAACCGATGGCTTCGACGATCCTCCTTCGTGGGATAGAACGATCAATCCCAAGGGACGTGACAAGGCCGAAGAGGCGCAGATTTTCAATGCTGAACCACATCGCCAGATCAGCGGGGCCCTTAGTTGGTTAGCCGCCGAGGGGACCGCCCAGGAGCAGACCGACGGCATGGTTGCCACCGAAGCAATCAAGATCATGCATGAAAAGAAGGACGAACCATTCTTTCTGGGCGTGGGCTTCTTTCGACCTCATACGCCTTACGTGGCTCCCAAAGAGTTTTTCGAGATGTACCCGCTCGATTCTTTGCGATTACCTTACGCCCCGGAGAATGACCGCAACGATATCCCTACAGCCGCGCTGGCACACAATTGCCCCGTGCCGAACTATGGTCTCGACGAACCGACATTGTTAAAGGCGACGCAGGCCTACTACGCGTGTGTCTCGATGGTGGATGCCCAGATCGGCCGTCTGCTGTCGGCGTTGAACGAGTTGGGGATCGCCGAGAATACGATCGTCGTTTTCTGGAGCGATCATGGTTACCATCTGGGCGAGCACGATGGTATCTGGCAGAAGCGTACTCTGTTCGAGCAAGCGGCTCGCGCTCCGTTGATCGTTCATGCTCCTGGTCAGAAACGGCAAGGAGCCTGTGATCGAATTGTTGAGTTCGTCGATATCTATCCGACGGTAGCCGATCTGGCGGGAGTCGAGACGCCGGACAATCTGGCCGGTCGTAGCCTGCGTCGATTGATCAATAATCCGCATGCAGAATGGAACGGCCAAGCCATCACGCAAGTCCTTAGACCGGCCGACGACCGCTTGGGAGAGATGGTCATGGGGTGCAGCATCCGCACCGATCGATACCGCTATACCGAGTGGAGCGACGGCAAATATGGCGTGGAGCTATACGATCATCACACCGA